The Halorussus gelatinilyticus genome contains the following window.
GCGCGCGCATACTCGTCGTTTTCGACACACTAGCGAGTGGTCATCTAGAGTGCCGTGCTGAATACGGAGCGTGAATCTATCTCGACGGGGCGTGGTATTACGTGTCGTGCCATCGTCAGAGCTTTCACCAGCCGATAATGTTGTTTGGTATAGATATGTCTGACCCGTTTGCGCAGGCGCTCCATGATTTCCATTTCGACCAGATGAAAGGTCCACTTCTCTATCGGAGAGGAGCGGAGACCGAGGAGGTCGAAATAGAGTTTTATTTTGATGAGTTCACTGCCGACGGTTCTTGGTTGGAATCCTTGCTTGACGGGCCATTGCTGGATATGGGCGCTGGCGCTGGACGACATTCACTCTATTTTCAGGACCAATTTGAGACTGTTGCCATCGAGCAAAATGAAACGTTGGTCGAGATATTACGCGACCGTGGTGTGACTGACGCTCGACGAGTGAACATGTTCACACTCCCCGATGCGTTCGAGACCAACAGGTTCAGGTCAGCGATTGCGTTCGGAACGCAGGTAGGCCTTTCTCGGTCGATGCAAGGCCTTAGAGAGTTTCTTAACGACCTCGCATACGTTACAACACCCGATGCAACTGCCGTCATCGACGGTTTCGATCCTGAGCATGAGAAGACGAAATCGAAACTGGACTACTATAGTGACCCATCGAAGGGCCTTGCCTATCGCCTCCTGCAGATGGAGTACGATGGAACGGTGGGTGAGCCATGGCTGTACAGGCTTTTCACTCCGAGTCGCGTCCGCGAAGCTACTACCGACACAGAATGGGAAGTCTCCGAGATAAAGTACGGGCCTGAACACATCTACCAACTTGCCTTACGAAAACGGTGAGACTCTGTAACAGTACTTCCCACCTTGCTGTTAAACCTGCATCACAGTCGGCAACCGACGAGTTTCCAGATGCGTGTTCGCCAACGGCTGTTTCCTCGATTACGCCCACTGAATCCACCAGACGATACCTAACAACATCAAACCGATACCGAGCGCAGAGGTCGCGGGCTCGGGAATCAGAAAGAGGACGAATCCGATTCCGATGAGTATCGTCGGCTCCACTTCCTCCATGTTGTCCGAGATGCCCATAGTCCCGTTATTCGGTCTACGAACAAGGGGTTGTTGACCCCACACGTCGCGAGTCACCCTCCGGACGATTGCCGAGCATCAGAACGACTGCAGTCGAACCGCTCTGAACCTACAACTCCTCCGCGAGTACGGGCGCGACCGACACCTCGCTCACGGGCCGCTCGATGGTGTCGGTCCCGTAGATTCCCTCGACGCCGGCCTTCGAGAGCTTCGTGTAGGCGTCGGCGGCCAGCATCGGGTGGACGCAGGTGACGAACACCCGGTCGGCACCCTTCTCGCGCAGAATCTCGACCGCGCCGGACATCGTGGAGCCGGTGGCGATGATGTCGTCGGTCACCACCACGTCGCGGCCCGCAACGTCCGTGTCGCTCGGCGTCAACTCGACCTCTGTCCCGGAGTGGCGGACCTTCTCGAAGTAGTCGGTCTCGCCGGTACCGTAACTCTCGCGGACCGTCGCGGCGATGTCGAGCGCGCCCTCGTCGGGCGAGAGGAAGACCGGCTCTTGGAGGTCCGCGGGGAGCGGGTCGGCCAGGAGCCCCGCGGCCTCGACCGATTCGGCGGGAACCTCGAAGAAGTCGCAGACCGACTCCTCGTGCGGTTCGACGGTCAGCACGCGGTCGGTCCCCGACGAAATGGCGCGGGCGACGGCGCGGGCCGAGACCGGGTGGCCCGCCTCGAACGCCTCGTCCTGTCGGGCGTAGCCCATGTACGGCAGGACGGTGACGACCTCCGAGGCACCCCACTCGCGGGCGGCGTCCTGCAACTGGAGGAGTTCGACGTGAGCGTCCGACGAGACGGTCGAGGCGACGACGACCGCGCGGTCGTCGTCGGCCTCGGCGACGCCGGGCGCGCCCGCCAACAGTTCGCCGTCGGGGAATCGTTCGTACTCGACGCTCGCCAGAGGTTCGTCCAGTGCGGCCGCGAGTTCGGCCGCGAGGGTCTGGGAGGCTGACCCGCTGATAATCATGTGCGAGGGGTGTACGTCGGCGGGTAAATCGGTTTTCAATCGCAACTCGTCGGTCGGCGCGGTTGACGTGTTCGGCGGCGGTAGTGCGGACAGAGAAATATTCTTATCCTTATAACATTTAAAAATATTTCTAAGAGGATTCTAGAGATTGCTTTCGTGCTACGGCGCGGCGACCGCTTCGACACCCCGCAACCCGAGAATCTGGTGATTCCAGCCGTCGCCGACCGACAACAAGAACGTGCCGTCGGCCGTGACCGCGTACGCGCCCGCGCCGTGGTCGAGCGCCACCACGTCGCCGGAGACGGGTAACTCGACCTCGCGCCACTCGCCCTCGTCGTGGGCGAACAGACCGTCCGTGCCCGCGGCGTGCGCCCGGCCGAGCGTTCCGGATTTCGACTTCTCGGCGCTGACGGTCCGGAACTCGCCGTCCAGCACGTCCATCCAGCCGTTGGCGAGTTTGTAGAGGCCCCCGTCGGTCGCGGCCAGCGGCACCCCCGCGGCCGACGCGTCGCGGACGCCCTCCAGACCGACGTGGTGGAGCCCCTCGCCCGCGACCCGGTAGACGCCCGAGTCGGCGGCCACGAGGTCGCCGTCGATCGCCCGCACGTCGCCCAACTCACCGAGTTCCGTCCAGTTATCCGCACTCGCGTCGGTCCCGGTTGCCCCGTCCTCGCGGACGACCGTCCCGTCATTGCGGGCCGCCACGAGGCCGCCGCCCGCGTCGCCGTCCGCGAACCCGACCGCGACCGCCGGACCGACGCCGAGCGCCTCGAACTCGACGGTCGCTTCGCTCTCGTCGCCGAAGACGCCGACCAGCACGTCCTCGTCGGTCGCCACCGCGAGGCGGCCGTCTCGCCCCGCCGCGTCGCGGGCGGTACACCGGTGGGCCAGCCCGAACTCGCCCACGAGGTCGTCGGAGGTGTCCACGCGGGCGACGCCGAACTCGCCGGCGACGTACACCGGGGTCGGTCCCTCGCTGGCGTCGTACACCCGCTTCTCGTCGATGCTGATTCCCATACTCGACAGACGGACGGAGAGTCGGGAAAACGTTCGGGTTCTGCGCGTTGGGTTCTTTTGGCGACCGCACGCGCCGGGTGGTCGGTGTCGCCGTCGTAGCACTTCCTCGTCTCGGCCCTCTCCTCCGCCCCCGACTCGTCAACACGCTAACGTAGTCAACGACTCTCTCGGGCGGCGCGCTCCGGAATAACTTTTGCCCGCGGGTCCTGAGCGTGGCACATGAAAGTGTTCGGGTCCAGTGGTACTCGCGGGGTCGCCAACGAGGCGCTGACCCCCGAGTTCGTACTCAAAGTCGCCAAGGCGGCGGGGACCGTCTGGCGGACCGAGCGAGTGGCGGTCGCACGCGACACCCGCGCGACCGGCGGGATGCTGGCCGACGCAGCGGCCAGCGGTCTCGCCAGCGTCGGCGCGGACGTGGACAGACTCGGCATCATTCCGACGCCGGGCGCGCAGGCCTACGCCGAGCGCGAGTCTACCCCGGTCGTGATGATAACCGCCTCGCACAACCCGCCGGAGTACAACGGGGTCAAGCTAATCGGCGTCGACGGCGTGGAACTCTCCGTCGAGGAACTGGAGCGCATCGAACAGAAGTTCCTCGCAGAGAAGTTCGACTCTGCTCGCTGGAGCGAGACGGGCGAGAGCCGGCGCGTCGAGGGCGCGCGCCGCGAGTACGTCGATGCCATGCTCGACGCGGTGGACCGCGAGACCATCGCGGACGCCGACCTGACCGTCGCGCTGGACCCCGGCCACGGAGCCGGGTCGCTCACCAGTCCCGAGTTCTTCCGGCGACTCGGCTGTCGGGTCGTCACCGCCAACAGCCAGGCCGACGGCCACTTCCCCGGTCGGAACCCCGAACCTATCCCCGAGAATCTGGGCGACCTCGGCCGACTCGTCGAAGCCACGGACGCCGACGTGGGCATCGCCCACGACGGCGACGCCGACCGCGCCATCTTCTACGACGAGAACGGCGAGTACGTCGAGGGCGACGCGACCCTCGCCGCGCTCGCGGCCGCGGAACTCGACGCCGGCGACTCGGTGGTCTCGGCGGTCAACGTCTCCCAGCGCCTCGTGGACGTGGCCGACGAGCAGGACGCCTACCTCGAACTGACGCCCATCGGCTCGACCAACATCATCACCCGCATCCGCGAACTCCGCGAGCAGGGTAAGTCGGTCCCGGTCGCCGGCGAGGGAAACGGCGGCATCTTCTTCCCCGACTACCGACTCTCTCGCGACGGCGCGTACACCGCCGCGCGCTTCCTCGAACTGCTGGCCGAGCGCCCCGCGAGCGAAGTCGTCGCGCCCTACGACGGCTACCACAACGTCCGGGTCAACATCGAGTACGACACCGACGCCGAGCGCGAGGCCCTGCTGGACGCGGCCGAGCGCGAGGCCAACGACTCGGACGCCGAGACCACGACGCTCGACGGCTACCGCATCGACTACGGCGACGCGTGGGTGCTGGCCCGGCCGAGCGGGACCGAACCGATGGTCCGCATCTACGCCGAGGCCCGCGACGAGGCCCGCGCCGAGGAACTGGCGACGGAGTTCGAAGGCCAGTTGCGGGCGGCGAAGGCCGAGGTCTGACGAGACGCGATTTCAGAAATAGACTGCTACCGCTCGGGATACTCGTCCCGCGCGTCTTCTAACCGCGCTTTCTTCTCGCGCAACTCGTCCAACTCCGATTCCACCGCGCCGCTCGCCACCTTCTCGCGCTCCGAGTCCGACAACTCGGTCTTCGCTTCGGCGGCGGTCCGCAGGCGCTCGAATCGGTCGTCGTCGCGGACGAGCGACTGGACCTCGCGCAGGTCGGCGACCACCTCGTCGTC
Protein-coding sequences here:
- a CDS encoding class I SAM-dependent methyltransferase codes for the protein MSDPFAQALHDFHFDQMKGPLLYRRGAETEEVEIEFYFDEFTADGSWLESLLDGPLLDMGAGAGRHSLYFQDQFETVAIEQNETLVEILRDRGVTDARRVNMFTLPDAFETNRFRSAIAFGTQVGLSRSMQGLREFLNDLAYVTTPDATAVIDGFDPEHEKTKSKLDYYSDPSKGLAYRLLQMEYDGTVGEPWLYRLFTPSRVREATTDTEWEVSEIKYGPEHIYQLALRKR
- a CDS encoding ribose-phosphate diphosphokinase, which produces MIISGSASQTLAAELAAALDEPLASVEYERFPDGELLAGAPGVAEADDDRAVVVASTVSSDAHVELLQLQDAAREWGASEVVTVLPYMGYARQDEAFEAGHPVSARAVARAISSGTDRVLTVEPHEESVCDFFEVPAESVEAAGLLADPLPADLQEPVFLSPDEGALDIAATVRESYGTGETDYFEKVRHSGTEVELTPSDTDVAGRDVVVTDDIIATGSTMSGAVEILREKGADRVFVTCVHPMLAADAYTKLSKAGVEGIYGTDTIERPVSEVSVAPVLAEEL
- a CDS encoding HVO_0234 family beta-propeller protein, with product MSSMGISIDEKRVYDASEGPTPVYVAGEFGVARVDTSDDLVGEFGLAHRCTARDAAGRDGRLAVATDEDVLVGVFGDESEATVEFEALGVGPAVAVGFADGDAGGGLVAARNDGTVVREDGATGTDASADNWTELGELGDVRAIDGDLVAADSGVYRVAGEGLHHVGLEGVRDASAAGVPLAATDGGLYKLANGWMDVLDGEFRTVSAEKSKSGTLGRAHAAGTDGLFAHDEGEWREVELPVSGDVVALDHGAGAYAVTADGTFLLSVGDGWNHQILGLRGVEAVAAP
- the glmM gene encoding phosphoglucosamine mutase, giving the protein MKVFGSSGTRGVANEALTPEFVLKVAKAAGTVWRTERVAVARDTRATGGMLADAAASGLASVGADVDRLGIIPTPGAQAYAERESTPVVMITASHNPPEYNGVKLIGVDGVELSVEELERIEQKFLAEKFDSARWSETGESRRVEGARREYVDAMLDAVDRETIADADLTVALDPGHGAGSLTSPEFFRRLGCRVVTANSQADGHFPGRNPEPIPENLGDLGRLVEATDADVGIAHDGDADRAIFYDENGEYVEGDATLAALAAAELDAGDSVVSAVNVSQRLVDVADEQDAYLELTPIGSTNIITRIRELREQGKSVPVAGEGNGGIFFPDYRLSRDGAYTAARFLELLAERPASEVVAPYDGYHNVRVNIEYDTDAEREALLDAAEREANDSDAETTTLDGYRIDYGDAWVLARPSGTEPMVRIYAEARDEARAEELATEFEGQLRAAKAEV